The following are encoded together in the Humulus lupulus chromosome 5, drHumLupu1.1, whole genome shotgun sequence genome:
- the LOC133834057 gene encoding protein LURP-one-related 4-like: MAKVHPLTSDIIDPITSQNASSSSKRERLTVWMKSLVMQGNGCTAYNENGQVVYRIDNYDQKNSNEVFLMDLKGKVLFTILRKKMWVFRKWEGYKSISNKNNGLLEDLSNNNKEKPLFRVTKNCRVLSLRGGFSCKVALKYDDNNNQAIDYRLEGSAGKSALRILDGQGGLVAEAKRKQSSTGVILGDDVLNLVIEASVDHSLVMALVTVYGLMQKKM; this comes from the exons ATGGCCAAAGTTCATCCTCTCACATCAGATATAATAGATCCCATTACTTCTCAAaatgcttcttcttcttcaaagagAGAAAGACTCACAGTGTGGATGAAATCCCTTGTGATGCAAGGAAATGGGTGCACTGCATACAATGAAAATGGTCAAGTAGTTTACAGAATCGATAACTATGACCAGAAGAACAGCAATGAAGTCTTTCTCATGGATCTCAAGGGAAAAGTTCTCTTTACAATTCTTCGAAAA AAAATGTGGgtgtttcgaaagtgggaaggcTATAAAAGTATTAGCAACAAAAACAATGGTTTATTAGAAGACTTGAGCAATAATAATAAAGAGAAGCCATTATTTCGAGTCACAAAAAATTGCAGAGTACTAAGTCTTCGAGGAGGCTTTTCTTGCAAGGTTGCTTTGAAGTATGATGATAACAATAATCAAGCAATTGACTATAGATTAGAAGGGTCAGCTGGTAAATCAGCTCTGAGGATATTAGATGGCCAAGGAGGACTAGTGGCAGAG GCAAAGAGAAAGCAATCATCTACTGGGGTAATATTGGGAGATGATGTTTTGAATTTGGTGATTGAGGCAAGTGTGGATCACTCTCTTGTTATGGCTCTTGTCACTGTATATGGCTTAATGCAGAAAAAGATGTAA